In the genome of Magnolia sinica isolate HGM2019 chromosome 2, MsV1, whole genome shotgun sequence, one region contains:
- the LOC131229334 gene encoding FACT complex subunit SSRP1-A-like, producing MNFGASQRQTNGVEDALQAADDDAVDPHLEWIKNEAGGEESDEEDEDFVVEKDDGGSPTDDSGDEESDASESGDDKEVNYINSLVFTPYLVSIEVG from the exons ATGAACTTTGGAGCAAGCCAACGGCAGACTAATGGTGTTGAAGATGCTCTTCAGGCTGCTGATGATGATGCTGTAGATCCACATCTTGAATGGATTAAAAATGAAGCGGGTGGTGAGGAAAGTGATGAAGAG GATGAAGATTTTGTTGTGGAGAAGGATGATGGAGGCTCTCCTACTGATGATTCTGGAGATGAAGAATCAGATGCTAGTGAAAGTGGTGATGACAAAGAAGTAAACTACATCAACTCCCTTGTTTTTACTCCTTACCTTGTTTCAATAGAAGTTGGGTAA